One Diabrotica virgifera virgifera chromosome 3, PGI_DIABVI_V3a genomic window carries:
- the LOC114327160 gene encoding tubulin-specific chaperone C has product MNSTITFENTNEKANKLNLLTKREVERQLNLQKRKDNKDSLVAGNEKLEFFETLFAEKRSYIENMIDLSKSVPVNELPDHFNEILKEIVTLQKYVAASSIFIRNYDMQKCQNILQELTVRTKQVEDELLPKKKFSFKNKVKQKAQNSEIKSKSIDDVDFKPKIEPVKNVTGFFNKCNEHLALDNSELLKKDVSIEKLDSCTVSLQGSPSTLHLNYLRNCRIFSGPVSTSIFAENCENCILVIACQQLRLHNSKNTDIYLYVTSRAIMEDCKDINVAPYNWKYEGIESDFESASFDTAVNNWTCIDDFNWLNQKHSPNWKEIDEKDRIQSWNHYL; this is encoded by the coding sequence ATGAATTCTACTATAACTTTCGAAAACACAAATGAAAAAGCTAACAAACTAAATCTTTTAACCAAGAGAGAAGTGGAGCGGCAACTTAATCTACAAAAACGTAAAGATAACAAGGATTCTCTTGTAGCGGGTAATGAAAAATTGGAGTTTTTCGAAACTCTATTCGCAGAAAAACGATCATACATAGAAAACATGATAGATCTGTCTAAAAGTGTCCCAGTGAATGAACTCCCTGATCATTTCAATGAAATTTTAAAAGAAATAGtaactttacaaaaatatgtAGCAGCTTCGAGTATTTTTATTAGGAATTATGATATGCAAAAATGTCAGAATATTTTACAGGAATTAACAGTAAGAACGAAACAAGTAGAAGACGAATTGCTACCCAAAAAGAAATTTTCCTTTAAAAATAAAGTTAAACAAAAGGCACAGAACAGCGAAATAAAAAGTAAAAGTATAGACGATGTCGATTTTAAACCAAAAATTGAGCCAGTTAAAAACGTTACCGGTTTTTTCAATAAGTGTAACGAACACCTCGCTTTAGATAATTCTGAACTGCTTAAAAAGGATGTTTCTATAGAAAAATTAGATTCTTGTACAGTGTCCCTTCAAGGTAGTCCTTCCACTTTACACTTAAACTACTTAAGAAATTGTAGGATATTCTCCGGCCCAGTTAGTACTTCGATATTCGCTGAAAACTGCGAGAACTGTATTTTGGTCATAGCATGCCAACAGTTGCGCTTGCACAACTCTAAAAATACCGATATTTATCTATATGTAACTAGTAGAGCTATAATGGAAGATTGTAAAGATATCAACGTTGCGCCTTACAATTGGAAATACGAAGGCATTGAAAGCGACTTTGAAAGTGCCTCTTTTGATACTGCTGTAAATAATTGGACATGTATAGATGATTTTAATTGGTTGAATCAGAAACATTCTCCCAACTGGAAGGAAATTGATGAAAAAGATAGAATTCAAAGTTGGAATCATTATTTATAG